One genomic segment of uncultured Methanobrevibacter sp. includes these proteins:
- a CDS encoding DUF2162 domain-containing protein translates to MDMMSVLWQVGIFASVIVFGVKIGLASGLANLPKKLFAVICIAYGGGVVVISAIASLFADQLIQAIYSYNTIFYIIMASIMIIAGLFTIREWKIHDKNTSTATSLAIIAPCPCCFGSIIASVLIVAPTIGVSSLNLSWYAAAALVGVMVVTYIASNTIVGYISKPYPVVLGNFMLLLGAYFLLSAIVIPNIAGALSKTTTPVTLGSPQDILMIILAFAILIAGGFVLNRRGRTILE, encoded by the coding sequence ATGGATATGATGAGTGTATTGTGGCAAGTTGGTATTTTTGCGTCAGTCATTGTTTTTGGAGTAAAAATTGGACTCGCATCTGGTTTGGCTAATTTGCCTAAGAAATTATTTGCTGTAATCTGTATAGCATACGGTGGAGGGGTTGTTGTAATTTCAGCTATTGCTTCTCTGTTTGCTGATCAGCTGATTCAGGCTATCTACAGCTATAATACTATATTTTACATTATTATGGCTTCAATTATGATTATAGCAGGTTTATTTACAATAAGAGAATGGAAAATACATGATAAAAATACATCTACTGCGACTTCTCTAGCCATTATTGCTCCTTGTCCATGTTGTTTTGGTTCAATTATTGCAAGTGTTTTGATTGTTGCACCGACAATAGGTGTCAGTTCACTTAATTTAAGTTGGTATGCAGCAGCAGCTTTAGTTGGAGTGATGGTTGTAACTTATATTGCTTCAAATACAATTGTAGGCTACATTTCAAAGCCTTATCCAGTTGTTTTAGGCAATTTTATGCTTTTGTTAGGAGCATACTTCCTTCTTTCAGCTATTGTGATTCCAAACATTGCAGGAGCATTATCAAAAACCACAACTCCTGTAACTCTTGGTTCTCCTCAGGACATTCTGATGATTATTTTGGCTTTTGCTATTCTAATCGCAGGAGGTTTTGTATTAAATAGAAGGGGACGAACCATTCTTGAATAA